One genomic region from Henningerozyma blattae CBS 6284 chromosome 2, complete genome encodes:
- the TGL1 gene encoding sterol esterase (similar to Saccharomyces cerevisiae TGL1 (YKL140W); ancestral locus Anc_2.424), which produces MFFIGRLSITDYCIIILVYIESTLSFLANLVPHTILNITSFIVRLFLHITGTRTWLTSISSPSTIYGDSDDDEETKYEKEKLRRKKLRKFEKTNVDQSEKPIEQKLQECPDIHSMCKIFDIEIEDHLVRTEDNYILTLHRIRPSPEVANGKVAYLHHGLLMCSDVWVCNIDRSKNLPFVLHDLGYDVWLGNNRGNKYSTAHLHYLPKERRFWDFSIDEFAFFDIPNSIEFVLKSCNIDQLICIGFSQGSAQMFAALSVNESLNSKISQFIAIAPAMTPKRLHNPLVDTLVKSSPNLMYLFFGHNIIYPSAVIWRRTLHPKLFNLGVDTGNKLLFNWHALNITEKQKLVSYNKLYSTTSVKSIVHWFQILRSQKFQMYEESDDMFNSLSKPYQIPVFPTKTNIKVPILLLYGGQDSLVDIEVMKKNLPKEAVFDVNIKEHEHLDLIWGNDVDKLVIPKIVKFIDFFSNINNSNLDHKIQRSLLLKNSNLNTISHSISQYESNSNTNSTTTLGKNNINHIILNKQPQPVSDMTQTEELLESELLIPFESRTDNDKEIDDYYYKDASETIDATSDKTYHLSKKQSNSIISSSPNSYSLRKVSSKPHSNTHSHRHKFSMDSIGEEQYSNDKLQHSVDVNASDDHDTISLNIKANMDELNIEDILSKE; this is translated from the coding sequence ATGTTCTTCATTGGTAGACTATCCATTACGGATTATTGTATCATAATATTGGTATATATTGAGTCAACTCTGTCGTTCCTGGCAAACTTGGTGCCTCATACTATTCTTAATATAACGTCTTTTATTGTCAGATTATTTTTACATATTACTGGTACTCGAACCTGGTTAACATCTATAAGTTCTCCATCCACTATATATGGTGATAgcgatgatgatgaagagactaaatatgaaaaggaaaaattaCGTCGTAAAAAATTGAGAAAATTCGAAAAGACAAATGTAGACCAATCTGAAAAACCGATTGAACagaaattacaagaatGTCCAGATATTCACTCCATGTGTAAAATCTTTGAcattgaaattgaagacCATTTAGTAAGAACTGAAGATAATTATATCTTAACTTTACATAGAATTAGACCATCACCAGAAGTGGCAAATGGTAAAGTTGCATATTTACATCACGGTTTATTGATGTGTTCAGATGTCTGGGTTTGTAACATCGATCGTTCCAAAAATTTACCATTTGTCTTACACGATTTAGGTTATGACGTTTGGTTGGGTAATAATAGAGgtaataaatattccaCAGCCCATTTACATTATTTACCCAAAGAAAGAAGATTCTGGGATTTCAGTATCGATGAATTTGCATTCTTTGATATTCCAAACTCAATTGAGTTTGTATTGAAATCTTGTAACATTGATCAATTGATTTGTATCGGGTTTTCACAAGGGTCCGCTCAAATGTTTGCAGCTTTATCAGTCAACGAAAGTTTAAATTCCAAGATATCACAATTCATTGCCATTGCCCCTGCAATGACCCCTAAAAGATTGCATAACCCATTAGTCGATACTCTAGTGAAATCTTCTCCCAATTTGAtgtatttgttttttggccataatattatttatccATCTGCTGTTATATGGAGAAGAACTTTACAtccaaaattattcaatttggGTGTAGACACTGGTAACAAGCTTCTATTTAATTGGCATGCCTTAAATATTACAgagaaacaaaaattagtttcttataataaattgtaTTCCACAACAAGTGTGAAATCAATAGTTCATTGGTTCCAAATATTAAGATCacaaaaatttcaaatgtATGAAGAATCAGATGATAtgtttaattcattatcaaagCCTTACCAAATTCCTGTTTTCCCAACTAAAACAAATATCAAAGTTCCAATCCTATTGTTATATGGTGGTCAGGATTCATTAGTAGATATTGAagtaatgaagaaaaatttaccaaaGGAAGCTGTCTTTGATGTCAATATTAAAGAACATGAACATTTGGATTTAATTTGGGGGAACGATGTTGATAAATTAGTCATCCCTAAGATTGTCAAgtttattgattttttttccaatattaataattcgaATTTGGATCataaaattcaaagaagtttattattgaaaaatagtAACCTTAACACTATATCACACTCAATCTCACAGTATGaatctaattcaaatacaaatagtACAACTACCTTgggtaaaaataatattaatcatattattttgaataaacaACCTCAACCTGTCTCAGATATGACTCAAACAGAGGAACTTTTGGAatcagaattattaattccaTTTGAGTCAAGAACAGACAACGACAAAGAAATagatgattattattataaagatGCAAGTGAAACTATTGATGCTACATCTGATAAAACTTATCATTTGTCAAAGAAACAATCTAATTCAATCATATCTTCATCACCTAATTCTTATTCCTTACGAAAGGTTAGTAGTAAGCCTCATAGTAATACTCATAGTCATAGacataaattttcaatggATTCCATTGGTGAAGAACAATATTCGAACGATAAGTTACAGCATTCCGTAGATGTTAATGCTAGTGATGATCATGATACTATCAGTCTAAATATTAAGGCAAATATGGATGAATTGAATATCGAGGACATA
- the SNF7 gene encoding ESCRT-III subunit protein SNF7 (similar to Saccharomyces cerevisiae SNF7 (YLR025W); ancestral locus Anc_2.422) — MWNYFFGGGGSSSLDDSSRSNKKDLPKKAIVELREHINLLTKKQNHLQTQIDNQTTQIKAYLNKGQKLQAKNSLKRRKIFENQLEKLNGQIDSLEQQLFSIESANLNLETMRAMKQGANAMKSIHKGMDIDKVDDTMDDIREQVELGEEISDAISRPLFTNGLSNDLIDEDELDNELEALAEDTTHEEALKTTQEVNTPKLAKTKAQELPNIPSNKIKDSQIAQNPVAVDEEEDDEDERALRELQAEMGL, encoded by the coding sequence ATGTGGAACTATTTCTTTGGAGGAGGAGGGAGTTCATCCCTAGATGATTCTAGCAGATCAAATAAGAAAGATCTCCCCAAGAAGGCTATTGTTGAATTAAGAGAACATATCAATCTTTTGACTAAGAAGCAAAATCATTTACAAACACAGATCGATAATCAAACCACTCAAATCAAAGCGTATTTGAATAAAGGTCAAAAACTACAGGCTAagaattcattaaaaagaCGTAagatttttgaaaatcaatTGGAGAAATTAAATGGACAAATCGATTCACttgaacaacaattattcTCCATTGAAAGTGCGAACTTGAACCTTGAAACTATGAGAGCTATGAAACAAGGGGCCAACGCTATGAAATCTATTCATAAAGGCATGGACATTGATAAAGTTGATGACACGATGGATGATATTAGAGAACAAGTTGAACTAGGAGAAGAAATTAGTGATGCTATATCAAGACCATTGTTTACCAATGGCTTATCAAACGATCTcattgatgaagatgaattagataatgaGTTAGAAGCATTAGCTGAAGATACTACTCATGAAGAAGCTTTAAAGACAACACAAGAAGTAAATACTCCTAAATTGGCAAAGACAAAAGCTCAGGAATTGCCAAATATACCTTCTAATAAGATAAAAGATTCACAAATTGCTCAAAATCCAGTCGCTGTTGACGAAGaggaagatgatgaagatgaaagaGCTTTAAGAGAATTACAAGCGGAAATGGGTCTATGA
- the SED5 gene encoding t-SNARE syntaxin (similar to Saccharomyces cerevisiae SED5 (YLR026C); ancestral locus Anc_2.421) — protein MNIRDRTIEFQQSVLTYKKQNKNHNQFPHQASNDLPQSNPIKTSDFQKNASSIAHEISSTAQLLSKLAILAKRKPMFNDNPVEIAELSFLIKRKIYSIEQSLIDLSKYQRTIQGKEGVVVKRGKDTHHSKNVVNLLNTKMKNISGDFKHVLEQRQQLELANRDRWEKITQQDKLSTQTSNLNDSRSNSNEYKIQNPNITHIQQQQGGLTNGGLEKGNGSQLSVSNNSMYNNSNPFLSSLANEEEDNNNNTTMIQSSSYNKNGDQTLLLTMEEGLLNQDSNNVYLQERDRAMETIESTIQEVGGLFQQLASMVQEQGEVIQRIDANVDDIDLNITGAQRELLKYFDRIKSNRWLAVKIFFIIFVFFLFWVLVN, from the coding sequence atgaatatcaGAGATAGAACTATAGAATTTCAACAAAGTGTTTTAACgtataaaaaacaaaataagaATCATAATCAATTCCCACATCAAGCTTCTAATGATTTACCACAATCAAATCCAATAAAGACCTCagattttcaaaaaaatgcaTCTTCTATAGCCCATGAAATATCTTCTACAGCTCAATTATTATCCAAATTGGCCATCTTAGCCAAAAGGAAACCAATGTTCAATGATAATCCTGTAGAGATTGCTGAATTATCCTTTTTAATTAAGAGAAAAATCTATTCAATTGAACAAAGTTTGATCGATTTATCTAAATATCAAAGAACTATACAAGGTAAAGAAGGCGTTGTAGTTAAAAGAGGTAAAGATACTCATCATTCTAAAAATGTcgttaatttattaaatactaagatgaagaatattTCAGGTGATTTTAAACATGTATTAGAACAAAGGCAACAATTAGAATTGGCAAATAGAGATCGTTGGGAAAAAATCACTCAACaagataaattatcaacacaaacttcaaatttaaatgatagtagaagtaatagtaatgaatataaaatacaaaatcCTAATATAACACAtatacaacaacaacaaggAGGGTTAACTAATGGTGGACTTGAAAAAGGTAACGGTAGTCAATTATCAGTttccaataattcaatgtataataattctaatccatttttatcatcattagctaatgaagaagaagacaacaataataatactacaaTGATACAGAGCAGttcatataataaaaatggcGATCAAACATTACTATTGACAATGGAAGAAGGTTTATTAAATCAAGATAGTAATAATGTATATTTACAAGAGAGAGATCGTGCAATGGAAACCATTGAATCTACCATTCAAGAAGTTGGTGGTTTATTCCAACAATTGGCATCAATGGTTCAAGAACAAGGTGAAGTAATTCAAAGAATTGATGCCAATGTCGATGATATTGACTTAAATATTACAGGCGCACAAAGAGAATTactgaaatattttgatagaATTAAAAGCAATAGATGGTTAGCCGTCaaaatcttttttattatatttgtatttttcttattttggGTTTTAGTCAATTAG
- the LDO16 gene encoding Ldo16p (similar to Saccharomyces cerevisiae YMR148W; ancestral locus Anc_2.376), with protein sequence MFTISTIYFLIYLSIFIFIGLTSSIFIVPLLITSFVFATLVVIFGFISNSTLNLALWLFFKTNMYMRKTINKRRIFKNQKQNSDPDADPNATPIEQDENVLELNPIISTTQENN encoded by the coding sequence ATGTTCACAATATCAaccatttattttttaatctatctttcaatttttattttcattggtctaacttcttcaattttcaTCGTACCACTTTTAATAACCTCTTTTGTATTCGCGACTTTGGTAGTCATTTTCGGTTTTATTAGTAATTCAACATTGAATTTAGCTTTATGgctatttttcaaaacaaaTATGTACATGAGgaaaacaattaataaaagacgtatttttaaaaatcaaaaacaaaattcaGATCCAGATGCAGACCCAAACGCTACTCCAATTGAACAAGATGAAAATgttttagaattaaatcCTATAATATCAACAAcacaagaaaataattaa
- the SPO19 gene encoding Spo19p (similar to Saccharomyces cerevisiae YMR147W; ancestral locus Anc_2.377), whose protein sequence is MAKNGKVPKTGQKRTSKSFLDWKKRQQLRSEQDVVDPSMFEHTANDTDKLRNGDNDEDDDDDDDDDDDEEEEEEDEDEENAEGQPHGNPSSSVNSISFKPIAKNGVNLYDGNVGLNNVMKLDPIQEHRTEDEDAYLQTQMVDEFVNHNHKYSEVQYIPQPKVKQMQENNTKAKNKEPPSEQSKQLDRLTEAYKNKTLSEADLQRVLLSFTPDNDSNSDIPEKDEPNQEDEDITIAIQQKKLELKNPPIKITTTLLKQQDSSSPVSTNIDNEMIIPPTLIDSLHSSNIPSPPSSYKRIFLNIVFTITDIIDNCQAKAYEYLCLAFLYLNISIPKYVVPFFYLTSIQIFILTHFFVFFLFDI, encoded by the coding sequence ATGGCTAAGAACGGGAAAGTTCCAAAGACTGGGCAAAAACGTACTAGCAAATCCTTTTTGGATTGGAAAAAGAGACAACAATTGAGATCAGAACAAGACGTGGTGGATCCTTCCATGTTTGAACATACTGCTAACGATACTGATAAGTTGAGAAACGGTGATAACGATGaggatgatgatgatgatgatgatgatgatgatgacgaggaggaggaggaggaggatgaagatgaagagaATGCTGAGGGACAACCCCATGGTAATCCGTCTTCTTCAGTTAATagtatttcttttaaaccAATTGCAAAGAACGGAGTCAATTTGTACGACGGTAATGTCGGTCTGAATAACGTGATGAAATTGGATCCTATTCAAGAACATCGAACTGAGGATGAAGACGCGTATTTACAAACTCAAATGGTTGATGAGTTTGTGAATCATAACCACAAGTATTCGGAAGTACAATATATTCCTCAACCCAAAGTGAAACAGATGCAAGAGAATAACACTAAGGCCAAGAATAAGGAGCCACCTTCAGAACAAAGTAAACAGTTGGATAGGTTGACAGAAGCCTATAAGAACAAAACATTGTCCGAGGCAGATTTACAAAGAGTATTGTTATCATTTACCCCAGATAATGATAGTAATTCCGATATTCCAGAGAAAGATGAACCGAAtcaagaagatgaagatattaCCATAGCAATTCAACAGAAAAAACTTGAATTGAAGAATCCTCCAATCAAGATAACTACtactttattaaaacaacAAGATTCTTCGTCTCCTGTTTCTACCAATATCGATAATGAAATGATTATCCCACCAACATTGATTGATTCGTTACATTCGTCCAACATTCCTTCGCCACCTTCAAGTTATAagagaatttttttaaatattgtatttACAATCACTGATATCATCGATAATTGTCAAGCTAAAGCTTATGAATATTTGTGTTTGGCCTTTCTGTATTTAAACATTTCCATTCCAAAGTATGTTgtaccttttttttatttgacttccatacaaatatttatactaACACatttctttgttttttttttgtttgatatttaa
- the TBLA0B09180 gene encoding uncharacterized protein (similar to Saccharomyces cerevisiae YPL034W; ancestral locus Anc_2.378) has product MTKTKVKDGAKYCHLHNPSTSPTKSKPSPGKPINPVGYIYVYTYEELYNSRISSKTQPTWLGVQTLENHSQTTQVPDAQILVKLGVTTQTKVETRLHQWERQCGKPIVNLTPTKVQELLDCYTTTTSNSTTKQSKQKSNSLTQMLRRLTLNPSTRNPGKPNRISTGKNLPAELQKRPASLKKLRNFSTTGGGFFTDGTGPAGPVQEVERKLHNELWSLYGRGVVRGCGCGCEHTEWFFVPVAELPRVLVLADSVTGRA; this is encoded by the coding sequence ATGACAAAAACGAAGGTAAAAGACGGGGCTAAATACTGTCACTTACACAATCCTTCAACTTCTCCTACAAAATCAAAACCATCTCCTGGCAAACCCATAAATCCCGTGGGCTACATCTACGTCTACACATACGAAGAACTTTACAACAGTCgtatttcttcaaaaacTCAACCCACATGGTTGGGGGTACAAACGTTAGAAAACCATTCACAAACCACACAAGTACCAGATGCCCAAATCTTGGTCAAACTTGGTGTCACCACACAAACAAAAGTAGAAACCCGTTTACATCAATGGGAAAGACAATGTGGCAAACCAATCGTTAACTTGACACCTACAAAAGTACAAGAGCTATTAGATTGCTATACAACTACTACTTCTAATTCAACCACAAAACAATCGAAgcaaaaatcaaattccTTAACCCAAATGCTCCGGCGTCTAACCCTAAACCCATCGACCCGTAACCCTGGAAAACCCAACCGGATTTCTACGGGTAAAAATTTACCCGCCGAACTCCAAAAACGACCCGCCAGCCTTAAAAAATTACGGAATTTTTCTACTACGGGTGGCGGGTTTTTCACTGACGGGACAGGTCCCGCGGGTCCCGTTCAAGAAGTAGAAAGAAAACTCCATAATGAGCTATGGTCACTATATGGCCGTGGAGTGGTCCGCGGGTGCGGTTGTGGGTGTGAACATACTGAATGGTTTTTCGTACCCGTGGCAGAATTGCCGCGGGTTCTAGTATTAGCAGATTCCGTAACGGGACGTGCCTGA
- the TIF34 gene encoding translation initiation factor eIF3 subunit i (similar to Saccharomyces cerevisiae TIF34 (YMR146C); ancestral locus Anc_2.380): MRPIMLIGQERPLTQVKYNREGDLLFTCAKDGSASVWYSINGERLGTFEGHAGVVWSIDVDKESMYCVTGSADFTIKLWKCKNGENIQTWNTDVPVKRVEFSPCGNYIVAVMDNVMGYKGSLDIFEIRRDPKTNEIIEIKDKPIKIIETPEGMNGPTVAGWSTNGKFIIAGHKDGHISKYDCSKDYEFVDSMKLHKQNVTDIQFSQDLTYFITSSRDSTAILVDVATLKKLKTFECDCPLNSACITPVKEFVILGGGQDAKDVTTTSASEGKFEARIYHKIFEEEIGRVPGHFGPLNCVAVSPTGTSYASGGEEGIIRVHHFEKSYFDFQYEVEKAAEAKEHMQEA; the protein is encoded by the coding sequence aTGAGACCTATTATGCTGATCGGACAAGAACGTCCCTTGACCCAAGTTAAATATAACAGAGAAGGTGACCTATTATTCACTTGTGCTAAGGATGGTTCTGCAAGTGTTTGGTATTCCATCAATGGTGAAAGATTAGGTACTTTTGAAGGTCATGCCGGTGTGGTATGGTCCATTGACGTGGATAAAGAATCCATGTACTGTGTCACCGGTTCTGCTGATTTCACCATTAAATTATGGAAATGTAAAAACGGTGAAAACATTCAAACTTGGAATACTGACGTTCCTGTCAAGAGAGTAGAATTTTCTCCATGTGGTAATTATATCGTAGCTGTCATGGATAACGTTATGGGTTATAAAGGTTCCttagatatttttgaaattagaaGAGATCCAAAAactaatgaaataattgaaatcaAAGATAAACCAATTAAAATCATTGAAACTCCAGAAGGTATGAATGGTCCTACTGTGGCAGGTTGGTCTACTAATGGTAAATTCATCATTGCAGGTCATAAAGATGGTCATATCAGTAAATATGATTGTTCCAAAGATTATGAATTCGTCGATTCCATGAAATTGCATAAACAAAATGTAACAGATATTCAATTCTCTCAAGATTTAACATATTTCATCACTTCTTCAAGAGATTCCACAGCTATCCTAGTGGATGTTGCcactttgaaaaaattgaaaacttTTGAATGTGATTGTCCTTTAAACAGTGCTTGTATTACTCCTGTTAAAGAATTCGTTATATTGGGTGGTGGTCAAGATGCCAAGGATGTTACTACTACTTCAGCAAGTGAAGGGAAATTCGAAGCAAGAATTTATCATAAAAtctttgaagaagaaataggTAGAGTTCCAGGCCATTTCGGTCCATTGAATTGTGTTGCTGTAAGTCCAACTGGTACTTCTTATGCATCTGGTGGTGAAGAAGGTATTATTCGTGTTCATCATTTCGAAAAATCTTATTTTGATTTCCAATATGAAGTAGAAAAGGCCGCTGAAGCTAAAGAGCATATGCAGGAAGCTTAA
- the TBLA0B09200 gene encoding uncharacterized protein (similar to Saccharomyces cerevisiae YDL085C-A; ancestral locus Anc_2.381) gives MARGNQRDLARAKNLKKQKEAAKNAKKEGDPKKRMQSDADILRQKQEAANKRKEAEALEKLKADRAKG, from the coding sequence ATGGCTAGAGGTAACCAAAGAGATTTAGCAAGAgctaaaaatttgaaaaaacaaaaagaagcTGCTAAAAATGCTAAAAAGGAAGGTGATCCAAAGAAGAGAATGCAATCAGATGCTGACATTTTAAGACAAAAACAAGAGGCTGCTAACAAGAGAAAAGAAGCTGAAGCTTTAGAAAAACTAAAAGCTGACAGAGCTAAGGGTTAA
- the TBLA0B09205 gene encoding DEAD/DEAH box helicase (similar to Saccharomyces cerevisiae SUB2 (YDL084W); ancestral locus Anc_2.384) codes for MTLIQEDDVLEYSDIDEANRHKDLAISSSKEAVDNRDQEKKTDDSEDVEMTENEDPSLASQSRQNNSDAQLIPSFKDFMLKPVLIKALMDIEFEHPSEVQQQALPQALIGRDILCQGKSGSGKTAIFILSTLQNINLIRGEVSCAVLCHSRELAYQVNEEYKKFSKYMVDLITVASIGGTSIKNDGGVFKNKKKCPNIVVTTPGRLLVLVKNKIVDPTQLKTIVIDECDKVLSEEKMRNAFDEVFKLTLNEKQMMMFSATLSNEAKEICQKYTQNPLQIYIANEKKLILPRLKQYFFKVEEKRKTQKLTEILDDVNFNQVIIFVKSPKNAKLLATILNELNFTAITINGYTKTNLRLQNYKDFKENEVKILVTTDMFGRGLDFKRVNLAINYDLPISIDTFLHRVGRTGRFGSKGLAISFISNKKDEEMIENIQQRFDIRLQEAKNGEDICVI; via the coding sequence ATGACCCTGATTCAAGAAGATGATGTATTAGAGTATAGTGATATTGACGAAGCTAATCGTCATAAAGATTTAGCTATTTCATCTAGCAAAGAAGCTGTTGATAATAGGGATCAGGAAAAAAAGACTGATGATTCAGAGGATGTTGAGATGactgaaaatgaagatcCTAGCTTAGCATCTCAATCTAGACAAAACAATTCGGATGCACAGTTGATACCTTCTTTCAAAGATTTCATGCTAAAGCCAGTGTTAATTAAGGCATTAATGGATATTGAATTCGAACATCCATCTGAAGTTCAGCAACAAGCTCTTCCTCAAGCTCTTATAGGTAGAGATATATTATGTCAAGGGAAATCAGGGTCTGGTAAAACTGCGATATTTATCTTATCTACATTGCAGAATATCAATCTAATCAGAGGAGAAGTTTCATGTGCAGTTCTGTGTCATTCTAGAGAATTAGCATATCAAGTCAATGAAGagtataaaaaattttccaaatatatGGTAGATTTAATTACAGTAGCTAGTATTGGCGGAACATCTATAAAAAATGATGGGGGAgtctttaaaaataaaaaaaaatgtccAAACATTGTAGTTACTACACCAGGTagattattagtattagtgaaaaataaaattgttgaTCCCACTCAATTGAAAACTATTGTAATTGATGAATGTGATAAAGTATTGAGTGAAGAGAAAATGAGAAATGCCTTTGATGAGGTATTTAAATTGACACTGAATGAAAAGCAGATGATGATGTTTTCTGCTACACTATCTAATGAAGCCAAAGAAATTTGTCAAAAATACACTCAAAATCCATTGCAGATTTATATtgcaaatgaaaaaaaattaattctgCCAAGATTGAAacaatatttctttaaagttgaagaaaagagaaagaCTCAGAAATTAACAGAAATATTAGATGATGTTAATTTCAATCAAGTTATTATATTCGTCAAAAGTCCCAAAAATGCCAAATTATTAGCTacaatattaaatgaattaaactTTACAGCAATTACTATTAATGGGTATACAAAGACTAATCTTCGGttacaaaattataagGATTTTAAAGAGAATGAAGTCAAGATATTAGTGACTACTGATATGTTTGGTAGGGGGcttgattttaaaagagTAAATTTAGCAATTAATTATGATTTACCCATTTCTATAGATACCTTCTTGCATAGGGTGGGCAGAACTGGTCGTTTTGGTAGTAAAGGATTAGCTATATCATtcatttctaataaaaaagatgaagaaatgattgaaaatatacaaCAGAGATTTGATATAAGGTTACAGGAAGCTAAAAATGGTGAAGATATTTGTGTTATTTGA